A genomic region of Zea mays cultivar B73 chromosome 6, Zm-B73-REFERENCE-NAM-5.0, whole genome shotgun sequence contains the following coding sequences:
- the LOC103629904 gene encoding probable WRKY transcription factor 27: MESDLRWCSGSSNNDWDLHAVVRFASCSGGSCVPSPRASDESFSCLPLPPPPPQKDDVTDATTALSQQLPIGPAIDDSCLQQAFFATPQSRNEAPAPPLQPPAKLRIGGATRSKRKKKSKKEVKRVPVVGASPDPWAWRKYGQKPIKGSPYPRGYYRCSTDKDCRARKQVERCRTDPSTVIVSYTGEHSHPVPLHRNALAGTTRNKPQPASSICNSPAEQPPAASPIGDDLGAAPAAINVVTDEKCPFSQA, translated from the exons ATGGAGAGCGATCTGCGTTGGTGCTCTGGTAGCAGCAACAACGACTGGGACCTACACGCCGTGGTGCGCTTCGCAAGCTGCAGTGGTGGCAGCTGTGTCCCCTCGCCGCGGGCCTCGGACGAATCATTCTCctgcctgcccctgccgccgccgccaccacagAAGGACGATGTGACGGACGCCACTACTGCGTTGTCGCAGCAGCTCCCGATCGGCCCTGCCATCGACGATTCCTGCCTGCAGCAGGCCTTCTTCGCCACGCCGCAGTCAAGAAACGAAGCGCCGGCGCCGCCCCTGCAGCCGCCGGCCAAGCTACGAATTGGCGGAGCGACACGATCAAAGAGAAA AaagaagagcaagaaggaggTGAAGCGCGTGCCGGTGGTGGGCGCGTCTCCTGACCCCTGGGCGTGGCGCAAGTACGGGCAGAAGCCGATCAAGGGGTCGCCGTACCCGCGCGGCTACTACCGGTGCAGCACCGACAAGGACTGCAGGGCGCGGAAGCAGGTGGAGCGCTGCCGGACCGACCCCTCCACCGTTATCGTCAGCTACACTGGCGAGCACAGCCACCCAGTACCACTGCATCGCAACGCCCTCGCTGGCACCACGCGCAACAAGCCGCAGCCAGCGTCGTCCATCTGCAACTCCCCAGCAGAGCAGCCTCCAGCTGCGTCGCCAATAGGAGATGACTTAGGGGCGGCTCCGGCGGCCATCAACGTCGTCACTGACGAGAAGTGCCCTTTCTCTCAAGCCTAA